DNA from Rosa rugosa chromosome 6, drRosRugo1.1, whole genome shotgun sequence:
GTTCTATGAAATTCTGTATGTTGTTGTATTGCTGTGTTGTGTCGTGTCTGTGACTCCGAGAatatgttcttctttcttcaggCTTATGGGGTATCAGTGTATATGGGCCTTATAATACCTTGCCAAACCACACCACACACTTGGAACCAGTATCCAATGGTGCAAGGTGCAAGGTGCAAGGTGCAAGCTACCAGACCAGGTCAGGTTTCTTCACACTTTTTGTTAGGTGGCCAATCCAGTTCATACAAAAGTTTGTTGGGgtcaaccaaaacaaaataagcAAGTTGTGTATTAttaatagagaaaataaagaaatgaaTGCATCGTGTTGATAGTCTCTAGATTACTGGCGCCACACTAAGCAgagcatctttttcttttctttggtcaaagaagcACAGCTTCTCATATTAGGCCCTCAGTTCCAATCAGAAAATCAGAGTGTTTCAAATCTGGCTTTAGGCTACTCATCGCTGGTTGACCAGCTTCGATCTTGTGTTTATCAATAAatggctgctgctgctgattcttcttcttcttctcgcaTTCGTGGCAAATATCATGTCTTCTTGAGTTTCAGAGGGTTAGATACTCGCAAGACCTTTGTTGGCCATCTTTACAATGCTCTACAACGGAAATCACTCACTACTTTCATAGATACTGAAGAGCTTGGAAAAGGGGACGTTCTCGGGGTGCTACTGAAAGCTATTGATGCGTCAAAGCTTTCCATTGTAGTTTTATCTAAGAACTTTGCCTATTCCAAATGGTGCTTGATGGAACTCGAAAAAATCGTGGAATGCATGCAAACAAAGAAGCATATAATGGTTCCGATTTTCTACCAAGTAGATCCGGCTGATGTTCGTTATGTGAGGGGAAGTTTTAAGGAAGCGTTTGAACAACATGAACACAAGTCCAGGGGGACCACTGAAGAACGGGAGCGGTGGAAGTCTGCTCTAAATACAGCCGGCAATATTATTGGCTGGGATTCCTGCAAATACGAGTAATGTTTCTTCATACTGTTCCGGTTATTATTTATAAGTGATAAATTGGGACTAGGGTCTTTAAGATGTTAACTGAATTCCTGAATGGTTGAAGTTTTAGGTCAGTGGGTAGTGTCTCATTAAATATCATAAGGCATGCATCTCCAAGTCTCCTAGCTTGTTCGATCTAATAAACTATCTGGGTTATTAGGATTTTGATCCTTTTGGCTTTATATCCTATTTGGTCTATATATCCTATGATGATGGGATTTTTGACTATTTGACTACTTATCATTACTAGAGACTGCAACTGTATGACATAATACTGTTTTTCAAATTTGTCAGGGATGATGTCAAGCTTATTGATGACGTTGTTACAGATATTTCAACACAGTTGAGCAACATCAGGGAAAGTAAATCTGATAATGACTTGATTGGAATGGATTCCCACatgagcgaaatgaagcatctATTACGTTCTTATCAGTTTGATGATGTCTGTGTCGTTGGAATATGGGGTATGGGTGGTATAGGGAAGACAACCATCGCTAGAGCTGTTTATGCGGAAATGTGCGGAGACTTTGATCACCATTGCTTTCTTCATAATGTCAAGGAAGATTTCAAGAGAAAAGGTGAAGCAGGAATGCAGGAAGAACTTCTATACAGAATCTTGAGGGAAAATGGGCAGCACTTAAGTTCCAAAATGATAATGGAAAGGCTTAGTGGGACAaaactttttcttgttctcgATGATGTGGACAATTCTGATCAAATTGATGCCCTACTTGGAAAACAATGTTCATTTGGTCGTGGGAGTAGAGTCATTATAACGACCAGAGACAGGAGCCTACTTAGAGAATTTGATAATGTATACGAACCCGGCTGTTTAGATGATAATCAAGCTCTTGAACTCTTTAAGAAGTATGCCTTCAGAACAAGTGAACCCTCGACAGAGGATGATCATCTCTCACAGACCTCAACAGAGGACGATCTTCGCTCACAGCCTTCAACAGAGTACGATGAGCTCTTAGATCATGCCATAAAATATGCTCAAGGTCTGCCTTTAGCACTTAAAGTCTTGGGAGCTTCTCTTTATAAGAAAAGTGTACATGAGTGGGAAGTTGAgcttgaaaaaataaagaaatgccAGCACCTGGGAATTGAGGGTGTGCTAAGGACAACCTTTGAAGGACTAGATCATCTACAGAAAACAGTACTACTAgatattgcatgtttctttaaaggaatgaagaaaaaatatgCAATAGAAATTCTGGATGCTTGCGGCTTCTTTCCTGTAAGTGTATTATCAGTTCTTGCTGATAGAGCTCTTGTAACTAGCACTGGATTCTATGTGGTGCTGGCAATGCATGATTTACTGTTGGACATGGCTTTGGGAATTGTCCGTCGAGAGTCAAGCCTCAGTAGGTTGTCGAGTTCTGATGAAATTGAGgaggcgttgactcaaaatacGGTGAGATATAAGtataatttatttattcttGATGGCTTTCTTTTTCATATGAAATATCTATCTTTACTGGAAAGCTTCAACATGTAAAGTTGTTTATTTATAGAAGCGAATCTTCAAATTTGGCCAAACTCAGATGCATAGGAAACATGTAGCAAGTTTAAACTGTAAATAACGGTTTGGATATTTGCACTCACCCAATTTCCACTTTGGTTATCCAGGATACGGTAGCAGTTGAAAGTATAGACCTCGACTTGTATCACTCAAAACGCATATGCATAAATGCCAAAGTTTTTGCTCGCATGACGAAACTAAGACTGCTCAGAATCCGATATAACCGCTCCATAGACTTTGTTGATGATTATTATGGTTCACGGGGGGAATTATACCATCTAATTGATGACTGTAAACAAGAAGTGAGTGGCGAGTTAAAGTTTCTTTCTAATGAGTTGAGGTGTCTCATCTGGCATGGATGCCCCCTGAAATCTTTGCCACCCAAGTTTCAGCCAAAGCATCTTGTCGACCTTGACATGCGTTCCAGCCACATCAAACAACTTTGGAAAGGAACCAAGGTATAATGCTCGTTTACATTTTTTCTGAAggcaattaagtttttttaagtGGCTTGTATGTAACTAATGCATGTTTTACTTCACACATGCAGCTTCTGAAAAAGTTGAAATACATCAATTTAAGTCTCTCTCTATACCTTAAGGAGACCCCTGACTTAACCGAGGCGATAAAACTTGAGAAAGTAAACCTTGAAGGCTGTGTAAGCTTATTGAAGGTTCACCCATCCATATCTGATCTTAAAAGCCTCGTTTTCTTGAGTCTAAAAGGATGCAAAGATCTTAAGGTTCTTCCCAGCAGTTTCCGTATGAAGTCTCTTAAGATCCTTGAGCTTTCTGGCTGCTCAAATCTTGAGAACTTTCCTGAGATTTCAGAAGTTATGGAAGGGATACCACGGCTTTGTTTAGACAAGACTGCAATTAAAGGACTGCCCTTATCAATCAGCAATCTTAAGGGGCTTGTCACTTTGAGCCTAAAAGATTGTAGAGAACTTAAGAGTCTCCCAAAAAGCATTTGTCAACTCAAGTCACTTAAATATGTTACTCTCTCTGGATGTTCCAAGTTTGAGGTGTTTCCACAAATTGTCAGAGCAGAAGAAATGGAAGGATTAATAGAGCTTCATTTGGATGGAACATCTGTCAAAGAGTTTTCGATTTCAGCTCTTAAAGAACTTGAGGTCTTGAGTCTAAGAGATTGCAAAGAGCTTAACACTCTTCCAAGTAGCATTCATATGAAATCTCTTCACACGCTATTTCTTTCTGGATGCTCAAACCTACAAAAGTTTCCAGAGATTTCAGAAGAAATGGGGAGACTATCAGAGCTTAATTTAGATGATACTGCAATTAAAGAACTGCCCCCTTCTATTGAAAATCTTTCCCGTCTCAAATCTTTGAGCCTTAAAGATTGTGGAGAACTTAAGAGTCTTCCGAGCAGCATTTTTCAACTTAAGTACCTCAATACGATTACTGTCTCTGGATGTCCAAAGTTTGAGGTGTTTCCAAAAATTGAAGAGGATTTGGAAAGACTAGGAAAACTTGTTACATTGAGGCTAGAAGATTGCAGAGAACTTAGGAGCCTGCCGAGCAGCATTTGTCAACTCAAGTCCCTTAGATTTTTTGCTCTCTCTGGTTGTTCGAAGTTTGATGTGTTTCCGAAAGTTTTAGAAGATATGGAAGAACTAAGAGAGCTTCATTTGGATGGAACGTCTATCAAAGACCTTTCCCCATCAATTGAACGACTGAAGAGGCTTATGTTCTTAAACATGAGAAACTGCAGAAGCCTTGAATTTCTTCCAGACAGTGTCTGTAATTTGTCATCCCTTACAGGTCTCACTCTCTCAGGGTGCTCGAATCTCCATAACTTGCCCAATAACTTGGGGAAGTTAAAATCCTTGGTGGATCTTGAAGTACAGGGAAGTGGTATAGAGCAACCCTTCTCTCCCCCATCATCA
Protein-coding regions in this window:
- the LOC133715737 gene encoding disease resistance protein RUN1-like isoform X2 yields the protein MAAAADSSSSSRIRGKYHVFLSFRGLDTRKTFVGHLYNALQRKSLTTFIDTEELGKGDVLGVLLKAIDASKLSIVVLSKNFAYSKWCLMELEKIVECMQTKKHIMVPIFYQVDPADVRYVRGSFKEAFEQHEHKSRGTTEERERWKSALNTAGNIIGWDSCKYEDDVKLIDDVVTDISTQLSNIRESKSDNDLIGMDSHMSEMKHLLRSYQFDDVCVVGIWGMGGIGKTTIARAVYAEMCGDFDHHCFLHNVKEDFKRKGEAGMQEELLYRILRENGQHLSSKMIMERLSGTKLFLVLDDVDNSDQIDALLGKQCSFGRGSRVIITTRDRSLLREFDNVYEPGCLDDNQALELFKKYAFRTSEPSTEDDHLSQTSTEDDLRSQPSTEYDELLDHAIKYAQGLPLALKVLGASLYKKSVHEWEVELEKIKKCQHLGIEGVLRTTFEGLDHLQKTVLLDIACFFKGMKKKYAIEILDACGFFPVSVLSVLADRALVTSTGFYVVLAMHDLLLDMALGIVRRESSLSRLSSSDEIEEALTQNTDTVAVESIDLDLYHSKRICINAKVFARMTKLRLLRIRYNRSIDFVDDYYGSRGELYHLIDDCKQEVSGELKFLSNELRCLIWHGCPLKSLPPKFQPKHLVDLDMRSSHIKQLWKGTKLLKKLKYINLSLSLYLKETPDLTEAIKLEKVNLEGCVSLLKVHPSISDLKSLVFLSLKGCKDLKVLPSSFRMKSLKILELSGCSNLENFPEISEVMEGIPRLCLDKTAIKGLPLSISNLKGLVTLSLKDCRELKSLPKSICQLKSLKYVTLSGCSKFEVFPQIVRAEEMEGLIELHLDGTSVKEFSISALKELEVLSLRDCKELNTLPSSIHMKSLHTLFLSGCSNLQKFPEISEEMGRLSELNLDDTAIKELPPSIENLSRLKSLSLKDCGELKSLPSSIFQLKYLNTITVSGCPKFEVFPKIEEDLERLGKLVTLRLEDCRELRSLPSSICQLKSLRFFALSGCSKFDVFPKVLEDMEELRELHLDGTSIKDLSPSIERLKRLMFLNMRNCRSLEFLPDSVCNLSSLTGLTLSGCSNLHNLPNNLGKLKSLVDLEVQGSGIEQPFSPPSSSTYCLVGMDRHINEMQLLLCPAQVDDVHIVGICGIGGSGKTTIATAVYDKIAPQFEYRCFLENVSEGFTKHGAVYMQEKLRSRILQEKVQSLGILNRGSNVIMERLAKTKVLLVLDDVDDINQIETLVGKPDSFGGGSRIIVTTREEQIMSGFKMYSPKLLDDEALELFRHFAFRTIKPSKKFERLSRRAIEYVQGLPLALKVWGGSLYQKNAREWKDALKEGRTVHWVFTTSFYDLHSSARDILLDVAWFFKGMKKEYATKILHSCGFFPYSALRVLVDRSLIAISDRDATLKIHDELQEIVRDFVRHEDEHNPGNRSRLEGYQGIRCLSTQDQVTEAVEVITLNLSNSTEAYFNAEAFVTMKKLRLLQIYDNGSINCKQHVIGDLEFISHELRCLIWHRYPLKSLPSEFHPQNLFDLDMHFSSLEQLWEGTKPLKNLTFIDLSHSPHLKKTPDLTKATKLEKLILDGCSSLFEVHPSIWDHKNLVLLSLKGCTELKVLPASIHMNSLKTLNLSGCLNLEKLPEIAEVMMELSELGLDETAIKDLPSSIERLQGLNVLSMRNCTSLVSLPDSLCSLAHLTFLNLSGCSKLTDFPDSLRNMQALTISGIEQLPPAMRSKRTEREGVIGVSGEGSSSESGEGRVYNCTLSPVPKQHSERKEERDDGGGSAKGGLLGRRREVGGLLQLLELPGGTMSLRTIEGERLIRPRGRHSAFFNSYCNR
- the LOC133715737 gene encoding disease resistance protein RUN1-like isoform X1 — its product is MAAAADSSSSSRIRGKYHVFLSFRGLDTRKTFVGHLYNALQRKSLTTFIDTEELGKGDVLGVLLKAIDASKLSIVVLSKNFAYSKWCLMELEKIVECMQTKKHIMVPIFYQVDPADVRYVRGSFKEAFEQHEHKSRGTTEERERWKSALNTAGNIIGWDSCKYEDDVKLIDDVVTDISTQLSNIRESKSDNDLIGMDSHMSEMKHLLRSYQFDDVCVVGIWGMGGIGKTTIARAVYAEMCGDFDHHCFLHNVKEDFKRKGEAGMQEELLYRILRENGQHLSSKMIMERLSGTKLFLVLDDVDNSDQIDALLGKQCSFGRGSRVIITTRDRSLLREFDNVYEPGCLDDNQALELFKKYAFRTSEPSTEDDHLSQTSTEDDLRSQPSTEYDELLDHAIKYAQGLPLALKVLGASLYKKSVHEWEVELEKIKKCQHLGIEGVLRTTFEGLDHLQKTVLLDIACFFKGMKKKYAIEILDACGFFPVSVLSVLADRALVTSTGFYVVLAMHDLLLDMALGIVRRESSLSRLSSSDEIEEALTQNTDTVAVESIDLDLYHSKRICINAKVFARMTKLRLLRIRYNRSIDFVDDYYGSRGELYHLIDDCKQEVSGELKFLSNELRCLIWHGCPLKSLPPKFQPKHLVDLDMRSSHIKQLWKGTKLLKKLKYINLSLSLYLKETPDLTEAIKLEKVNLEGCVSLLKVHPSISDLKSLVFLSLKGCKDLKVLPSSFRMKSLKILELSGCSNLENFPEISEVMEGIPRLCLDKTAIKGLPLSISNLKGLVTLSLKDCRELKSLPKSICQLKSLKYVTLSGCSKFEVFPQIVRAEEMEGLIELHLDGTSVKEFSISALKELEVLSLRDCKELNTLPSSIHMKSLHTLFLSGCSNLQKFPEISEEMGRLSELNLDDTAIKELPPSIENLSRLKSLSLKDCGELKSLPSSIFQLKYLNTITVSGCPKFEVFPKIEEDLERLGKLVTLRLEDCRELRSLPSSICQLKSLRFFALSGCSKFDVFPKVLEDMEELRELHLDGTSIKDLSPSIERLKRLMFLNMRNCRSLEFLPDSVCNLSSLTGLTLSGCSNLHNLPNNLGKLKSLVDLEVQGSGIEQPFSPPSSSTYCLVGMDRHINEMQLLLCPAQVDDVHIVGICGIGGSGKTTIATAVYDKIAPQFEYRCFLENVSEGFTKHGAVYMQEKLRSRILQEKVQSLGILNRGSNVIMERLAKTKVLLVLDDVDDINQIETLVGKPDSFGGGSRIIVTTREEQIMSGFKMYSPKLLDDEALELFRHFAFRTIKPSKKFERLSRRAIEYVQGLPLALKVWGGSLYQKNAREWKDALKEGRTVHWVFTTSFYDLHSSARDILLDVAWFFKGMKKEYATKILHSCGFFPYSALRVLVDRSLIAISDRDATLKIHDELQEIVRDFVRHEDEHNPGNRSRLEGYQGIRCLSTQDQVTEAVEVITLNLSNSTEAYFNAEAFVTMKKLRLLQIYDNGSINCKQHVIGDLEFISHELRCLIWHRYPLKSLPSEFHPQNLFDLDMHFSSLEQLWEGTKPLKNLTFIDLSHSPHLKKTPDLTKATKLEKLILDGCSSLFEVHPSIWDHKNLVLLSLKGCTELKVLPASIHMNSLKTLNLSGCLNLEKLPEIAEVMMELSELGLDETAIKDLPSSIERLQGLNVLSMRNCTSLVSLPDSLCSLAHLTFLNLSGCSKLTDFPDSLRNMQALTISGIEQLPPAMRSKRTEREGVIGVSGEGSSSESGEGRVYNCTLSPVPKQHSERKEERDDGGGSAKGGLLGRRREVGGLLQLLELPGGTMSLRTIEGERLIRPRDGSLITMSPPVPSTLVPGRHSAFFNSYCNR